Proteins from one Oncorhynchus masou masou isolate Uvic2021 chromosome 12, UVic_Omas_1.1, whole genome shotgun sequence genomic window:
- the LOC135549653 gene encoding BET1 homolog, translating to MRRAGLGEGGPGNYVASGYSAYEEENEHLQEGLRAKVSALKHLSIDIGTEVKYQNKILDDMDSDFDSTGGLLGATIGRVKQLSRGSQTKLLCYMLLFCLFVFTLLYWFIKLR from the exons ATGAGACGCGCAGGTTTGG GCGAAGGAGGACCTGGAAATTATGTGGCCAGCGGGTACAGCGCGTATGAAGAGGAAAATGAACACTTACAAGAGGGTCTGAGAGCCAAAGTCAGCGCCTTGAAACAT CTGTCAATAGATATTGGAACCGAAGTGAAGTACCAGAACAAAATTTTGGATGATATG GACTCAGACTTTGACTCAACAGGTGGTTTGCTGGGGGCCACCATAGGGAGAGTGAAGCAGCTTTCCAGAGGAAGCCAGACCAAGCTCCTGTGTTACATGCTGCTCTTCTGCCTCTTTGTCTTTACCCTCCTCTACTGGTTTATCAAACTGAGGTGA